One genomic window of Chrysiogenes arsenatis DSM 11915 includes the following:
- a CDS encoding cation-transporting P-type ATPase, which yields MTHNPFHIENPHAREAHDVITSLQSSRTGLQSDEAAARLATVGPNRLPSPPKEGLFKRFFKHFHDVLIYILLLATLITALMGHWIDTGVILGVVVINAIIGFIQEGKAEEALEGIRNMLSLKAHVLRDGAWDEIDAAELVPGDIVRLRSGDRVPADMRLLDAVNLAIEESALTGESVPSDKTTHVAAPESGIGDRHGMAFSGTLVVAGRGLGVVSATGAATQIGHISTLIAEVETLETPLTKQMKQFGKVLSVAIVGMAFLMGFAGWFFHSYPLGDILLAAIGFTVAAIPEGLPAILTITLALGVQRMARRNAITRKLNAVETLGSVTVICSDKTGTLTCNEMTVRHVTTADHTYTISGTGYNPDGDITRNGHTVALDHAYDLHALIEVMDICNDTTLHEENGRWELVGEPTEGSLRTLGMKAAFNSAGVTRIDIIPFESENKFMATLNEFSHGHKKILLKGAPDRLLGRCSLQQCADHSTAPIDRPYWEEQINILSNQGLRVLAAAHRTVASETQTLTRHDIENDMIFLGIVGIIDPPRPEAIESIAACHRAGIRVIMITGDHAGTAKAIGREMGIGDGKYAITGSELEMASESELQALVRQNVIFARTSPEHKLRLVMALQANGDVVAMTGDGVNDAPALKRADVGIAMGIKGTEATKESAKIVLADDNFASIERAVEEGRTTYDNLRKAILFILPTNGAEGLVILAAVAFGFLLPLTPVQILWVNMVTAVTLALALAFEPSEPDVMQRPPRKPGASILDGVFLWRIAFVSSLIAGATFSVFVFEKHSGMPIELARTLAVNTLVFGQIFYLFNSRFLRESSMTLQRLFANRAAWISVVILLGLQLVFVYAPFMHTLFNSAPLKLQHWLIPFAIGLGVFLLVEFEKWVFRKVAKR from the coding sequence GATTACCGCACTGATGGGACATTGGATTGACACAGGCGTTATTCTGGGAGTAGTTGTTATCAATGCGATTATTGGCTTTATTCAAGAAGGGAAAGCAGAAGAGGCATTGGAAGGGATACGCAACATGCTCTCCCTCAAAGCGCATGTCTTACGTGATGGCGCATGGGATGAAATTGACGCAGCTGAATTAGTCCCAGGCGACATTGTCCGACTCCGTTCCGGCGACCGCGTTCCTGCCGATATGCGACTGCTCGACGCCGTTAATCTTGCGATAGAGGAGTCGGCGCTCACTGGCGAATCCGTACCATCCGACAAAACGACTCATGTCGCCGCACCGGAAAGTGGTATTGGCGACCGTCACGGCATGGCTTTTTCGGGAACTCTCGTTGTCGCAGGGCGCGGACTCGGCGTGGTGAGTGCGACGGGAGCCGCCACCCAAATCGGCCATATCAGCACACTGATCGCCGAAGTTGAAACGCTGGAAACTCCGCTGACAAAGCAAATGAAGCAATTCGGCAAAGTGCTGTCGGTCGCAATCGTTGGCATGGCATTCCTGATGGGTTTTGCGGGTTGGTTCTTTCATAGCTATCCCCTCGGAGACATTCTCTTAGCCGCTATTGGATTTACCGTGGCTGCTATCCCAGAAGGTTTACCCGCCATTTTGACCATTACCCTCGCGCTTGGTGTTCAACGCATGGCACGCCGCAACGCGATTACGCGGAAACTGAATGCCGTTGAAACGCTCGGTTCCGTCACCGTTATTTGTTCCGATAAAACCGGCACACTCACCTGCAATGAAATGACCGTGCGCCATGTCACGACAGCGGATCATACCTATACCATTTCGGGGACAGGATATAACCCTGACGGCGACATTACTCGTAACGGCCACACCGTTGCGCTCGATCATGCATACGATCTGCATGCGCTGATCGAAGTGATGGATATCTGCAACGATACAACCTTGCACGAAGAGAATGGGCGCTGGGAGTTGGTTGGGGAACCAACCGAAGGTTCGCTGCGCACGCTCGGTATGAAAGCGGCGTTTAACTCAGCAGGTGTGACACGCATTGATATTATCCCATTTGAATCGGAAAACAAATTTATGGCGACACTCAATGAGTTTTCTCATGGCCATAAAAAGATTTTACTCAAAGGAGCGCCAGATAGATTGCTGGGTCGCTGTTCACTCCAGCAGTGCGCCGACCACTCGACTGCCCCGATTGACCGCCCCTATTGGGAAGAACAGATCAATATCCTCAGTAATCAAGGGTTGCGCGTGCTAGCAGCAGCACATCGCACGGTGGCAAGCGAAACGCAGACACTTACACGACACGACATTGAAAACGATATGATTTTTCTGGGCATTGTGGGGATTATCGACCCGCCACGTCCTGAAGCGATTGAATCCATTGCCGCATGTCATCGTGCGGGAATTCGCGTCATCATGATCACAGGTGACCACGCCGGAACGGCCAAGGCAATTGGTCGCGAAATGGGGATTGGCGATGGGAAATATGCCATCACTGGCAGCGAGCTGGAAATGGCATCCGAGAGTGAACTGCAAGCACTGGTGCGGCAAAATGTTATCTTTGCCCGAACCAGCCCCGAACATAAGCTCCGACTGGTCATGGCGCTGCAAGCCAACGGGGACGTTGTCGCGATGACCGGCGATGGGGTGAACGATGCGCCTGCCCTCAAGCGTGCCGATGTTGGCATTGCAATGGGGATTAAGGGAACAGAAGCGACGAAAGAATCCGCTAAAATCGTTTTAGCAGACGATAATTTTGCTTCTATCGAGCGAGCAGTAGAAGAAGGTCGCACCACATATGACAACCTACGCAAAGCAATCCTCTTTATTTTGCCAACGAATGGCGCCGAAGGACTGGTCATTCTCGCAGCAGTAGCGTTTGGCTTCCTTTTACCCCTCACTCCAGTGCAAATACTGTGGGTAAATATGGTTACAGCAGTCACGCTCGCCCTCGCACTGGCATTTGAGCCGTCCGAACCCGATGTAATGCAGCGTCCACCGCGCAAGCCTGGCGCTTCAATTTTAGATGGAGTATTTCTGTGGCGCATAGCATTTGTCTCATCCCTGATTGCAGGAGCAACCTTCAGTGTCTTTGTTTTCGAAAAACACAGTGGCATGCCGATAGAACTCGCCAGGACGTTGGCCGTCAACACACTGGTTTTCGGGCAAATATTCTATCTTTTCAATAGCCGCTTCCTGCGGGAATCGAGCATGACGCTCCAACGCCTTTTTGCGAATCGTGCAGCGTGGATCAGCGTGGTTATCTTACTCGGACTCCAACTCGTTTTCGTGTATGCCCCCTTTATGCACACGCTCTTCAACTCAGCGCCCCTAAAGTTGCAGCACTGGTTGATACCGTTCGCTATCGGCCTCGGCGTGTTCCTGCTGGTGGAATTTGAAAAATGGGTTTTCAGAAAGGTGGCAAAGAGGTAA